One window of Nymphaea colorata isolate Beijing-Zhang1983 chromosome 1, ASM883128v2, whole genome shotgun sequence genomic DNA carries:
- the LOC116246259 gene encoding uncharacterized protein LOC116246259 — translation MEMGCLNRLMMVGESIYGGPSLHSLRRRVVVRHDQRSRRTWRRRRRWETLQLPANRSRFCASSSRSSSSKFQDFGGFAQPLFLLPAEEANICPCSSAESPSKVGLDESHSLYSVQLHTSSYLNSGLDVSASLLICLIGENGDSILQRILSMPSVNSNRLEEMDTADRVCFQRGSVDHLTFRGPQLSKLQALWVGVDSGSWRFRGVSLAVTSPKESQSSSEEESSNLCGGIRYEFGDMDIFLGETEEMTMVELRPCHISELSSVNPFDLSSIHLPISSALPESKISLEDGLREYRDLKLSMLLYDLVLVLGGTYIMFTLPTGDRTASNFLIGGGCGFLYLFLLQRTVDRICASSSVMNGNSPFGLESLWRMLLKAKEPLPVLAVGLVSTFLALKYFLVNNSMLLTPQELFALASGFFICKLAVVLAAFRPISSSSKAK, via the exons ATGGAAATGGGGTGTTTGAATCGCCTGATGATGGTGGGCGAGAGCATTTACGGTGGTCCCTCTCTGCACTCTCTGAGACGTCGTGTTGTGGTGCGGCACGACCAGAGGAGCCGGAGGACgtggagaaggaggaggagatgggAGACTCTTCAACTGCCCGCGAATCGTTCGAGATTTTGCGCCTCCAGTTCGAGATCCTCATCTTCTAAGTTTCAAG ATTTTGGAGGTTTTGCACAGCCTTTGTTTCTGTTGCCAGCAGAAGAAGCGAATATTTGTCCTTGTTCATCAGCAGAGTCACCTTCTAAAGTTGGACTTGATGAATCACATTCGCTATATTCAGTTCAACTACATACAAGTTCTTATCTAAACTCAGGTCTTGATGTCTCTGCTTCTCTACTAATTTGCCTGATTGGTGAAAATGGAGATTCGATATTACAGAGAATACTGTCAATGCCATCAGTCAATTCTAACCGGTTGGAGGAGATGGATACTGCTGATCGAGTTTGCTTTCAAAGGGGTTCTGTGGATCACCTGACATTTCGAGGGCCTCAACTAAGTAAACTTCAAGCACTCTGGGTCGGAGTGGACTCAG GTAGTTGGAGATTCCGAGGTGTAAGTTTGGCAGTCACTTCCCCTAAAGAATCTCAATCAAGCTCTGAAGAGGAGAGCTCAAACTTGTGTGGTGGAATACGGTATGAGTTTGGAGATATGGATATCTTTCTTGGAGAGACTGAGGAGATGACCATGGTTGAATTGAGGCCATGCCACATATCTGAGCTATCCTCTGTCAATCCATTTGATTTATCAAGCATTCATCTACCAATATCATCAGCTCTACCAGAAAGTAAAATATCCTTGGAGGATGGCCTGAGGGAGTATAGGGATTTAAAGCTTTCAATGCTGCTTTATGATTTGGTGCTTGTCTTGGGAGGTACATATATCATGTTTACACTACCAACAGGTGACCGAACCGCATCCAACTTTCTGATAGGTGGTGGCTGTGGATTCCTTTATCTCTTTCTGCTTCAGAGAACTGTTGATAGGATATGTGCATCTTCTTCAGTCATGAATGGCAATTCTCCCTTTGGCTTGGAGAGCCTTTGGCGCATGCTCTTAAAAGCCAAGGAACCCCTGCCAGTTCTAGCTGTGGGCTTGGTCTCTACATTCCTAGCATTGAAGTATTTCTTAGTAAATAACTCCATGCTCTTGACACCCCAGGAACTCTTTGCATTGGCCTCTGggttttttatatgtaaactgGCTGTAGTCTTAGCAGCATTCAGACCAATATCTAGTTCAAGCAAGGCTAAGTAA